A part of Helicobacter himalayensis genomic DNA contains:
- a CDS encoding MATE family efflux transporter, whose product MQYTFSQKCKKIFSIALPSGANSLLDTLNLLVGWYFISQISKQHLIALGVSLNYIMILFAITAVFFIGTSAQVARYFGAHNFKSIKEVMGTNLLSSLFLSIPVCVVFFLCIDMYFDWMGKGVDLESRALGREYLNLVLLGVPALMAKTICVAGLSALGDTKRIMYVKIFTTTLNVVLNVVLIVGYDFGNFHIPALGIVGAGLSNLIVTIVEFVLLLFAIVLSDIKLKIALVFRALYLKRMLAVGIPAGIERFLTLFSLILIQKFVSSYGGDTLAGFQIGTKVEGFILMPGFGFQVAAMALVGQSLGRKRLGLAYDFLKTLLVVASIVMGILGILICVFGFELSGIFSAESKVLEYSFYYILAVGLSQVPLIWVFCLDGALRGGGATKLSLLLNSASIWLVRILPMYLCVYFGLSVTFLFIIIFAETYLRAVLFGLMFRYKIWEKFII is encoded by the coding sequence ATGCAATACACATTTTCCCAAAAATGTAAAAAAATCTTTTCTATCGCCCTGCCTAGCGGGGCAAACTCACTTTTAGACACGCTTAATCTACTTGTTGGCTGGTATTTCATCTCCCAAATTTCTAAGCAACATCTTATCGCACTTGGCGTGAGTTTAAATTATATTATGATTCTATTTGCCATTACAGCGGTATTTTTCATCGGCACAAGTGCGCAAGTGGCGCGCTATTTTGGCGCACATAATTTTAAATCAATTAAAGAAGTAATGGGGACAAACCTCTTAAGCTCACTTTTTCTTTCAATTCCCGTGTGTGTGGTGTTTTTCCTTTGCATTGATATGTATTTTGATTGGATGGGCAAGGGTGTAGATTTGGAATCTAGAGCACTTGGGCGAGAGTATTTGAATCTTGTGTTGTTAGGTGTTCCTGCGCTTATGGCAAAGACAATTTGCGTGGCTGGACTTTCCGCGCTTGGTGATACAAAGCGCATTATGTATGTGAAAATTTTTACCACCACGCTTAATGTTGTCTTAAATGTCGTTTTGATTGTGGGTTATGATTTTGGAAATTTCCATATTCCCGCACTTGGCATTGTTGGGGCGGGCTTGAGTAATCTTATTGTTACGATTGTAGAGTTTGTATTGCTTTTGTTTGCTATTGTTTTGAGTGATATTAAGCTTAAAATCGCGCTAGTTTTTCGCGCCTTGTATCTTAAAAGAATGCTAGCTGTTGGGATTCCAGCGGGGATTGAGCGATTTCTAACTCTTTTTTCGCTTATTCTTATTCAAAAGTTTGTAAGCTCCTATGGTGGTGATACGCTTGCGGGATTTCAGATAGGCACGAAAGTTGAGGGGTTTATTTTAATGCCGGGTTTTGGATTTCAAGTAGCAGCAATGGCGCTAGTTGGGCAGAGTTTAGGACGCAAACGCTTAGGTCTGGCATATGATTTTTTGAAAACTCTACTTGTTGTCGCAAGTATTGTTATGGGGATTTTGGGGATTCTTATTTGTGTTTTTGGTTTTGAGCTTTCAGGGATTTTTAGCGCAGAATCTAAGGTATTGGAATACAGCTTTTATTATATTCTTGCAGTTGGGCTTTCTCAAGTGCCACTTATCTGGGTGTTTTGCCTTGATGGTGCGTTGCGTGGTGGTGGCGCGACAAAGCTTTCACTTTTGCTAAACTCCGCGAGTATTTGGCTTGTGAGAATCCTCCCAATGTATTTGTGCGTGTACTTTGGACTTAGTGTAACATTCCTTTTTATCATCATTTTTGCCGAGACTTATTTACGTGCTGTGCTTTTTGGACTTATGTTTAGATATAAGATTTGGGAAAAATTTATTATTTAG
- a CDS encoding class I SAM-dependent methyltransferase, with translation MKEDALRWNMRYKNGAMPTIPSALLLECEPFLRELLQKSQNKALDIACGNGRNSKFLSLLGFEVDCVDISEVGLSALANYPHTNTILTDLDTFSIDFGYDVICDFYFLDRRFFPQIRRALNVGGIFIFESFSQAPKDFFLQEAKLLGSNRSLESSELTKEFEGFKILLNDYKCVFREGLPHCVQMFVTQKILDS, from the coding sequence GTGAAGGAAGACGCGTTGCGTTGGAATATGCGCTACAAAAACGGCGCTATGCCTACCATTCCTAGTGCCTTGCTACTTGAATGCGAGCCATTTTTACGCGAACTTTTGCAAAAAAGTCAAAACAAAGCCCTAGATATTGCCTGTGGCAATGGGCGCAATAGTAAGTTTCTTTCCTTGCTAGGCTTTGAAGTGGATTGTGTGGATATTTCAGAGGTTGGCTTAAGCGCACTTGCAAACTATCCACATACAAACACTATTCTCACGGATTTAGATACTTTTAGCATAGATTTTGGCTATGATGTGATTTGCGATTTTTATTTCCTTGATAGGCGGTTTTTCCCGCAGATTAGGCGCGCACTAAATGTCGGCGGAATATTTATATTCGAAAGCTTTTCTCAAGCACCAAAAGATTTTTTCTTGCAAGAAGCAAAGCTTTTAGGCTCTAATCGCAGTTTAGAATCTAGCGAATTAACAAAGGAATTTGAAGGCTTTAAAATACTGCTTAATGACTATAAATGTGTATTTAGAGAGGGTTTGCCCCATTGTGTGCAGATGTTTGTCACGCAGAAAATACTTGATTCTTAA